The Anaeromicrobium sediminis genome includes the window AAACACACAATTTAAATTTAGTTATCGTGTTATTGAATAATGATGGTGGAGGAATATTTAGGCATTTACCACAGAGTAAAGAGAGGCATTTTGACTATCTATTCTTAACACAACATGGTATGAATTTTGAAGGTACAAAAACTTTGTATGGTTTAACATACTATGAAGCTAAGGATTATAATTCATTTGAAAATATTTTTAATGAAGCAATATCTTTAGAGGGAGTTAAGTTAATTGAAGTTAAAATTGATTCCCAGTTAAGTAAAGAGTTACATGATAAATATACAACATTATAGGGTGATATGATGTTTATTGAAATTGAAAATATAAGATATTATGTTCAGATAAAGGGTGAAGGAAAACCAATTATTTGTTTACATGGTTTTTCTGAAAATATAAGTACATGGAAATTTCTTCAATTAGAGGGTTATAAATTGATACTTATAGATCTTATAGGACATGGGAAAAGTGATAAACCATTTTCCAGTAAATATTATACTTTGAAAGTAATAATAAAGCATTTAAACAAGCTAATTCATCAATTAGGTTTTAAAAAATATTCCATGTTAGGTTATTCTATGGGTGGGCGAATTGCATTAGCATACGCACTAACTTATTCAAATGAAATAGACAAGCTCATTTTAGAAAGTGCATCCTATGGTGAGTGTGGATTTATAAATCGCCTAAAACGACGAAGAAATGATGGGAAAATTGCAAAAATGATACGACAAAATGGAATAGGGTGGTTTGACGAATATTGGGGGAACTTGAGCATTTTCAAGTCACAAAGAAAATTATCAAAGGATATTATTGATGGTATAAGAAAAAGACGTTTAATGAATGAAGTTCATGGACTTTCAAATACATTACTATGTACAGGACAAGGAAAATTTCCATGTTTAAAAAATCAAATTGCTAATTTATCTATGCCTGTACTATACATTAGTGGAGAATACGATGAAAAATACAAAGCAATAGGCAAGAATTTTGAAAAACTTAATGATAATGTAAAGCATAAAACAATAAAGGGGGTTGGGCATAATACCCATATTGAACAGCCTAATTCCTTTATTGAAGTTGTAAATAAATTTTTAGAAGGAGTGACAATATGAATAATTTTTCTTGGAAAGAATTAAACCGTAATTATGAAGATATTATTTATGAAACATATGATGGAATTGCAAAGATTACAATTAATCGCCCTCAAGTACGTAATGCATTTCGCCCTAGAACAATCATGGAATTAATTGAGGCTTTTACAATTGCGCGTGAAGATGATCAAATAGGGGTTATTGTTTTAACAGGTGCAAATCATGGACAAGGTCAGGATAAAGAAGCATTTTGTTCTGGTGGAGATCAAAGTGTACGTGGACATGGAGGATATGTGGGAGATGATCAAATTCCACGTTTGAATGTTTTAGATTTACAACGTTTAATCCGTTTTATCCCAAAACCAGTTATAGCCATGGTCAATGGATATGCAATTGGTGGTGGACATGTACTCCATATAGTATGTGATTTAACAATTGCCTCTGAAAATGCTAAATTCGGACAAACGGGACCAAAGGTTGGTTCTTTTGATGCTGGATATGGTGCTGGATATTTAGCACGTATTATTGGTCATAAAAAAGCACGTGAAATTTGGTATTTATGTCGTCAATATACTGCAAAGGAAGCACTAGATATGGGTCTAGTAAACACAGTGGTTCCATTTGAACAATTAGAAGAAGAAACAGTAAAATGGGCAAAAGAAATCCTACAACATTCACCAACTGCCCTACGTTTCTTAAAAGCATCATTCAATGCAGACACAGATGGATTAGCTGGATTACAGCAATTAGCTGGAGATGCTACATTGTTATTTTACACAACAGAGGAAGCAAAAGAAGGACGAGATGCATTTAAAGAAAAAAGAAATCCTAATTTTAAACAATTCCCAAAGTATCCATAAAAAGGTGATAAAATGAATTGGCTTAAAAAGCATAGTTTTGAAAACCCAAATAAAAAATTTATTAATGATCTAACATTTAGAGAAGTTTATGAGGGTGTAATAGATTTGGCTAAAAAACTATCTTCCTATGTAAAAGGGGAGAGAAGAGTGGCCATTTACTCAAACAACTCAGTTCATATGGCAATGTTTTTTTTCGCACTTCAGTATTTGGAAAAAGAGGTGTTCATGCTCAATACTCATCTGACAGATGAAGAGATAAGAAAGCAATTGAAAAAACTAGACATTCAAATTGTATTTTCTTATAACAACAAATTTATATCATTTGACCAAGTGTATGAAAGTGAAAAGGAAGATATAGAATTAATAGAAAAATTTGATGAAGAAAAAATTGCTGTTATTATGAACACAAGTGCAACTTCAGGTGAATTTAAATCGGTTCCAATTAGGTGGAAACAGTTATATTCTCATGTAAAAGCATCACAAAAAAGTCTGGGGGTAACAGATGAAGATAATTGGCTTGTGGTACTGCCCATGTATCATATTGGTGGATTAATGATATTAATTCGGAGTCTATACAATGGGACCAGGATTACTATAGTAGAAAAATTCATAGAAGAAGAAGTGATACAAGAAATTGAAAACAATAAAATCAACCTATTATCCATTGTGCCAACCATGTTAAATAGAATTGTTCACCGAATTGAGAAACACAATTTACGTGTAGTGTTGGTAGGTGGTGAATTTATTCCTAAAGCACTGGTTGAAAGAAGCATAATAAAAAATATTCCCATATATAAAACCTATGGAATGACAGAAACAACAAGCCAGTCTACAACTTTTTCCGTAGTAGATTATCCAGATAAAATTCATTCAGCAGGATTACCCCTTGAAAAAGTAGAAATTCAGATTAAAAACCCAAATGAAAAGGGCATAGGTGAAGTTTTAATTAAAAGTCCTATGCTAATGGATGGATATATTGGAAAAGAAAATATTTCTGGTTATTTCAATACGGAAGATATAGGTTATGTGGGTGAGGATGGATTTTTATATATACTTGATCGTCGAAAAAATATAATTATATCTGGTGGGGAAAATATTTATCCAAAGGAAATTGAAAATGTTCTATATTGCCACCCAAAAATAAAGGAATGTGCAGTTGTTGGTAAAAAAGATGAAAGATGGGGACAAGTTCCTGTATTATACGTGGTTTCTACATTAGATGAAGATACAATAGTAAGCTATCTTTCAACTAGACTAGGAAAATATAAACTTCCAAAGGAAATTATTTATATGGATGAACTTCCTAAAAATATGGTAGGTAAAATATTAAAAAAGAACTTACAAGAGGTGGTTTAAATGAGAATTGAAAGAATAGAACTTTTTCATATTAAAATACCTCTGAATTTCACATTTAAAACATCACAAGCTACCCTAAAGCATAGGGAGACAATTATAATTAAAGGAACTGATGAACTTGGAAATACTGGCTATGGTGAGGTAGTTGCATTTAATGAACCATTTTATACAAATGAAACACTGATAGATTCTAAGGATATATTGATAAATTGCTATATTCCAAAGTTGATTAATAAAGAAATTGAACATCCATTTCATATACACAAATGGATGGATCTATCCTATCCAATGGCACTTGCAGGTTTAGA containing:
- the menH gene encoding 2-succinyl-6-hydroxy-2,4-cyclohexadiene-1-carboxylate synthase gives rise to the protein MFIEIENIRYYVQIKGEGKPIICLHGFSENISTWKFLQLEGYKLILIDLIGHGKSDKPFSSKYYTLKVIIKHLNKLIHQLGFKKYSMLGYSMGGRIALAYALTYSNEIDKLILESASYGECGFINRLKRRRNDGKIAKMIRQNGIGWFDEYWGNLSIFKSQRKLSKDIIDGIRKRRLMNEVHGLSNTLLCTGQGKFPCLKNQIANLSMPVLYISGEYDEKYKAIGKNFEKLNDNVKHKTIKGVGHNTHIEQPNSFIEVVNKFLEGVTI
- the menB gene encoding 1,4-dihydroxy-2-naphthoyl-CoA synthase; amino-acid sequence: MNNFSWKELNRNYEDIIYETYDGIAKITINRPQVRNAFRPRTIMELIEAFTIAREDDQIGVIVLTGANHGQGQDKEAFCSGGDQSVRGHGGYVGDDQIPRLNVLDLQRLIRFIPKPVIAMVNGYAIGGGHVLHIVCDLTIASENAKFGQTGPKVGSFDAGYGAGYLARIIGHKKAREIWYLCRQYTAKEALDMGLVNTVVPFEQLEEETVKWAKEILQHSPTALRFLKASFNADTDGLAGLQQLAGDATLLFYTTEEAKEGRDAFKEKRNPNFKQFPKYP
- the menE gene encoding o-succinylbenzoate--CoA ligase → MNWLKKHSFENPNKKFINDLTFREVYEGVIDLAKKLSSYVKGERRVAIYSNNSVHMAMFFFALQYLEKEVFMLNTHLTDEEIRKQLKKLDIQIVFSYNNKFISFDQVYESEKEDIELIEKFDEEKIAVIMNTSATSGEFKSVPIRWKQLYSHVKASQKSLGVTDEDNWLVVLPMYHIGGLMILIRSLYNGTRITIVEKFIEEEVIQEIENNKINLLSIVPTMLNRIVHRIEKHNLRVVLVGGEFIPKALVERSIIKNIPIYKTYGMTETTSQSTTFSVVDYPDKIHSAGLPLEKVEIQIKNPNEKGIGEVLIKSPMLMDGYIGKENISGYFNTEDIGYVGEDGFLYILDRRKNIIISGGENIYPKEIENVLYCHPKIKECAVVGKKDERWGQVPVLYVVSTLDEDTIVSYLSTRLGKYKLPKEIIYMDELPKNMVGKILKKNLQEVV